From Hypanus sabinus isolate sHypSab1 chromosome 21, sHypSab1.hap1, whole genome shotgun sequence:
CGCACTGTATTATCAGAACATGCCATGCATTCTATGCAGTCTGGAACAAATGAAAAAGTTAATTATCACTTTTTAGCTATTTCAAACGATATCACTAAGTTTCTCCACAGCAGCCAAAAATAGACTGCAGAGTCATAAGAAAATTAGAAAGGTCCGCAATATTAGtgtgtagaacagtacagtataggccctttagcccatgatgCTACACCAATCTTTTTacttattctaagatcaatcaaacccttccctcctacatagtcctccatttttctatcacccatgtgcctatcaaaagagtttcttaaatgcccctaatgtatctgcctctaccaccatccctgacagggcattccactcactcaccactctccgtgtaaagaACTTAACTGAAATCCTCCTcctctttcctccaatcacttaaaAATTATGAATCTTTGAATTATCCTTTTCCATCCTGGGAATAAGTCTCTGGTTATCCACTATTATATGCTCACCACCATCTGCATGCAGAAGTTTCCCCgcaggtcccttttaaatgttaaaaattcCTACAGTACAGTTATAGTTAGCAGGAACAACCAAATCATTACACAGAATCCACATGTTACTTAGCATTTCTACCTTTTGGATCTCACCTCCATAAAGATAGGCGTGGGGTTCATTAGCTCCCAAAAACATGGCTTCCCCTGGTTGTAGCTTCACCAGATTCAGAAAGTAGATGACAAAACATCCAACGTCACCTGGAAATTGGGAATGCAACCGCAGCAACAGCTCACCATTACTTCCTGCTGTGTCCTTACCTGCAGCAGCTGCACAACAGAAGGCTCTTGTTACTGCCAAATTTGGCTTGCAatatattagaacatagaataaggTACAAAGCATCAAAAGTGCCAGCACTAGTATCCCAAACCAATGTAAATGAAGGATCATATTTCAGCTGGCAATTATCTTATTGCAGTTTGTGCGATCTTGCCATGTTTGCATTTGTGCTTGTGACATTGACAACAGCTCCAATGTAAGATACATGCAAATATTTACTTCAGAGTTCCATATGTTGACAAACTTGCTTATAAGAATCCAAGAAAAATTTAATTGCACATTAGTTAAGTGCAAACTAATTTACATTTGCCTTCAACATAGCTATGTTGTCTGTTAATAGCACAAACCTTCTTCCAACACCCTCTTCACCAACACATTCAGCTGATCAACAAACGTCTTCTTTTCACAGTTCATCATTCTAGTAAAGCATTTCTTCAAAGCATCAGATACCCGGtgtgggtcactggaactgttttCAAGCACTTCTGCAGCTTCATTGCCTATCACTGCGTGAAATTCTGGGACATCTGCAACAAGTGGTTCAGAGATAAAAAATAACAATGAAAATTAGATATATGTTGAAGAATGCTGGGGTTAAAGAATAGAATTAATTTTCAGTTTGATTTGAAAGTGGTTATGCCATTGACTTTGGAAAATTTAAAAACAGGTATTTTCCTTTAACCATTCAGTTTTCAAATCAACTGTCTAAACTCTAACCACTACAGTTTAGTAACACAATGACCACATTGCACTAAGATGAACTTATTTTTATGTTCGAATTGCACTTTATTGTAggttttgtttttcttgtgaattttGTTTATACGTGTGCCTGTGAGAGTACTTTTAAAGTATTTTTTTCCCATTGAAGCTGTGCATACATATACTTGTACACATAACAATTAACTCAACTGTGACCAATAGTTAAAACAGATTTCAATGTCTCTTCTTTTGTTCATCTCAAACAGTTTACAGCCATCCAATTACTTAAGGATACACATGTTTACACAAGGGTGCTGAAGCTAATAGTGCTGCTGCCCTGCATCTCCACTTGACCTGATTTAATCCTGACTACCAAcattgtctatgtggagttttacATACTCTTGGGTTTCTTTTGGCTGTTTCAGTTTTCTCCCCAACCCAAaaacatgcaagttgataggttcATTAGCCATTGTAAAACTGCCCTTAGACCATGAGACCACAAGACCTAGAAACAGCCATTCAACCATCCAACTTGCTTCACCATTTAATCACagcctctcaactccattctcttgccttctccctgtaacctttgactggTCAATAACTTactcatctctgctttaaatacacccaatgacttggcctctacagccgacTTTCACAAGGAATTCCAGATACCCACACTCGTGCTAAACAAGTTCctctatctctgttctaaaaggacattcttctattctcaggctgtgtgcgtctggtcctagactcccccactattggaaatatcctctccgcatccactctatctagggctttcaatgtttcaatgaaatctgcGCCCCcgcccccccattcttctaaacttcagtggatacagactcagagccatcaaactctcatatgttaacctattcattcccaggataatttcttcaaacctcctctagaccttctccaatgctagtacatcctttcttagatgtagGCCCAAAATTGATCACGACTCCAAAtgcagtttgaccaatgccttttagGGCTCAGCATTAAaaccctgcttttatattctaatgcgTTCAAAATGACTGCTAACATTTTATTTGCCTTATTTCTACTGTCTTaacctgcaagtcaacctttaaggaattctactctaggactcccaagtccctttgcacctctgatttcagaattcactccccatttaggaaatagcCGACACCTTTATTTCTTCAAACACAGTGTacgaccatacatttcctgacacagtattctATCTTTAGTttataggtgagtggtagaacttTGTGGAAAATTGATGTGAATGGTAGGGGGGTGAAGAATGGAGAAAGAGATCACATAGACTTTATGGCCTGGTTTCCTGCTACAGTGTGTTGTAATGAGATATGGAAATAATTGACCAATACATGCATGATCTGGTCCAAATTGGAAATTAATGCCCATTCCACACTTGTTTGCTGGTATTAGCTGAAGAAAGAATGTTGGCCAAGTCTACTTTCTCAAAATGTGACAAGAGACAAATGGAGAGTGGATCCAACAATGCAGTCTCTGTTCATTACATCACCAAAGTTCTGGTCAAGCTAACCTGTAACCGACTGGTTAAAGTGATGATACCTAAATCCAAAAGCTTCAGTTTCAGATGCCTGACTTCAACCAAATGAATCACTCATCACCAAGTGCTCACATTTCACACAGAGCTCAAGGAACAGAAATGTATTTGCAAAGCTGCTCCAAAAATACAGAAAGCAGGCATACTGTATTTTACATACAATTTGTCAccaaggtttacaaggacataTCACGGTGCTTCATGTCTTACTTTTCAAAAATCCAATAATTTCCTCCACTGGTCTGAATCCACACAGTCCTTCAAATGGAGTCAGTGCAATAGCCATTTCTGGTTTGTGATTTTTATCAGGATATCGATCTGGAAATTGAGCATGGAGCTGTGCAGCTAGTTCCTGTAAGAAACAAATTTCAAACCTATGATGAATAGAGTGCTTTAAAACGTAAGCAATTTGGAAAATTATCTTACAAATGTTTGTTTCAGGGGTTTTTTCTGGGTTGTGTCCTGGGGTTGTGGAATACAGCTAAACACATCCAAGCTAAGCTCAGCAAGTCAAACTTGCTCCATTCTGCACAAGAGCATGAGGTTAGGTTTTCCCCCACCCTGCTCCTGTACTAATAATATTTCTGATCTATCAATTCCCAGCAAAATCATAAGTACTTGGAGGAACAATGTTTATTATTCAATTATAGATATCAAAATTGGATTTGTTTTAAATAGTTTTCTGGTAGCTTAATTTCAACTCTAATTCCTTATTATTTTTCTAAAGCTCTCCTGATGAACTCAATTATACAGAAGTCTTGAGTGAAGAATACCTTGCTACAAAATATCTCTTTAGTGTAGCCACTTGTTTGCAGGAAACATTGAGGTCTGCTTTTGCACAGTGTGCTCCCACAGTCAGCAACGTGGCAGATGATCATATTTCAGTCATATTGAATGGAGGGTAAACATTGGTCAGAAAGCCAGGAAGATTTTCTCTGCTGCTCTTGAACAGAATACCAGCATATAATATCCATCAGTGTGCCAGCAGGAACTCTTTAATGTTTCTCGTTCCAGAAGCCGTACTGAGAATgcccaagaccataagatatccgagcagaattaggccattcagcccattgattctgctccaccatttgatcacaaCTGATTTACTAACCTCTCAAAGTCATGCTTTTCCCACCCCTCCCTCGTACAATCATCTCACACCTGCCCGcttgttttaaatttaaaatagacTAAATGCACTGAAGGTGTCACATTTCATAATTTCACAGACTGTTTCTATTTCTATGCAAATTCTCCAGGATTAATTTTTCTGAGAGAGCCCATTCTTAGGAATTTAACATAAACACAAAACAATGATGGGGACAAGATCAGAAATGATGATGATAGATAACTAAAGCCTCAACAACAAGCTTAGTTCAGACAAAATCCTTCAAATGCaagaaaaggtaaaaaaaaattgttgaatCACATATGGCTCATGGTAGTTAATTTCAAAGATCCACTACAGTACAAGTAAAGGAAGATCTCATTTCAGTTCTAAGTGTCCTACTCCTTAATTTGAGATGTGACTCTTCAACTTCTAGACTCCTCAACCAAGGGAAGTATcatttccacatccattccatttaGCCCTGTAAGTATTGGATAGATCTCATTAAAGTCACTTCCCCTTGTAAACTGGAAAAAACACAGGTCTACTCCTACTTGATCTCATGTCACCATcataggaatcaatctggtgaatgtTTGCTCTGCTCCCTCCAACAAAGATATTTACTGCAGGTAAAGTGGCAGAAATTGCACACAATAGCACAACTCGCTAAGACACCTTTACTCTTGTACTTAAACTCTTTTACAATAAAAGATTTCCAATAAATTGAGCTCAAGAGGTAATGTCCAGACCaaaagacaaaagagcagaatgataccattcagcccatcaagtctgctccaccataccTCTCAgcaccattctcctaccttctccccgtaacttttgacacACTTGCTAATCAGTGAACCTATTTAAATacgctcaatgacttggcctccacagccatctgtggcaatgaattccacagattcaccatcttctaaCTAAGGAGATTTCCTCTCATGCCTGTTCTAAGGGACgttcttttattctgaggctgtgccctctggtcatagactcccccactattggaaacatccacttcaggtccactctatctaggcttttcaatatttgatgtttcaatgaaattccccctctcattcttcagaactccagCAAGCATAGACACGTATATCAACAGGATAAAGGTCATCTCATGTTTAGGTAAATGGCGCAGTCCAACTCGAAATACTCCTAAAACAAATTCATATTCCAGACAATGCTTTCTATGCTGTAAAATTATTTTGAAAACTGAGCAAAATTAAAGGATATATTCCATGTTACAAACATGGCTATTTACCCAATTAAATGAGGTTCTACTTAACTCTTTGCTTACTTTGTTCGGATGAGCTTGAATAGATAATGAGATGTTCACCGAAAGCACCTTGAACAAAAAAGGCAATTGTCCTTGGAAAACATCCTTTACTTTTGACCCCAGAGAATCAGGATGCTCCGAAATCCACTGGCCAAGAGTCTTCTGGGAAATTCTGTTGTTGCAAATGACTGCATCCCCTTTGGGATGTGCTCCCATCCATAACTAATAGAAAAATCATAAAACAGCATCACTTCTCAAGCTTGTTAATAATTTCCATATTTTACCATGTTGGAAGACGTGTTTCGCTAATTATATTGCACATGGATTTCTCATCTTTGTGTTACTTGTTAACATGATAACACCATCAATAACGTGCTTGTGAATAATGAGGTAATTGTAAACTTAATTTATATTAAATTGCCATATGATTTCTATCAGTACTCTTCCTTCTCTGCATGAATCAAAGCTGTCCAGAGCAGAAAAAGATAATTTTAGGATAGATTCATTTACTGCTCTTACAATGTCACTAGAAAGCACAGAGAAGATATTAGCAGAATTTTAAGACTTCATTTTGAACTATACTTCTCAATAAATTAACAAACAAAATTTCAGACTATGTGACAGAGGTGGGATTGAAGATTGATAGCAATGTTTTAAAAGCAATGTCAGTCCTTTATGAGTGGAGGAAGAATCACACTAGGCTCAACGTACATTCACATATCCTCTTGAACACACCTATTGAATGCCTTGACCAAAAGAAGTCTCACCTTCTCTACAGTACTGGTCTCTGGTCAGTACAGACCAGGTTGGAAAATCTTTTTGAGAGCATGTACCCAAAACAGCAATAACCTTCTTGAAAAATATTCTCTACTGTGGCACAGTAATTTTGGACAGATGATGATGAATTAATGAATTTATTTCAATAATTATTGGCTTTAAGGAAAAAGGTTCAGTCCTGGTGTTTATTTATGTGTTTTCATTGTTAATTATTAATAATA
This genomic window contains:
- the mpi gene encoding mannose-6-phosphate isomerase isoform X2; this encodes MGAHPKGDAVICNNRISQKTLGQWISEHPDSLGSKVKDVFQGQLPFLFKVLSVNISLSIQAHPNKELAAQLHAQFPDRYPDKNHKPEMAIALTPFEGLCGFRPVEEIIGFLKNVPEFHAVIGNEAAEVLENSSSDPHRVSDALKKCFTRMMNCEKKTFVDQLNVLVKRVLEEAAAGKDTAGSNGELLLRLHSQFPGDVGCFVIYFLNLVKLQPGEAMFLGANEPHAYLYGDCIECMACSDNTVRAGLTPKFIDVHTLCEMLNYIPAPASEKIFPFTQDPCDPRVFIYDPPVPDFTVIKIEVPSLVKQYTISSIDSASILLVIRGEASAVANPSQINVQRGSVLFIAANEKVDLCINSMDGMLLFRACCVL
- the mpi gene encoding mannose-6-phosphate isomerase isoform X1 encodes the protein MAAVRVFPLKCAVQHYAWGKVGSESEVAKLISSNDPSIVIEQDKPYAELWMGAHPKGDAVICNNRISQKTLGQWISEHPDSLGSKVKDVFQGQLPFLFKVLSVNISLSIQAHPNKELAAQLHAQFPDRYPDKNHKPEMAIALTPFEGLCGFRPVEEIIGFLKNVPEFHAVIGNEAAEVLENSSSDPHRVSDALKKCFTRMMNCEKKTFVDQLNVLVKRVLEEAAAGKDTAGSNGELLLRLHSQFPGDVGCFVIYFLNLVKLQPGEAMFLGANEPHAYLYGDCIECMACSDNTVRAGLTPKFIDVHTLCEMLNYIPAPASEKIFPFTQDPCDPRVFIYDPPVPDFTVIKIEVPSLVKQYTISSIDSASILLVIRGEASAVANPSQINVQRGSVLFIAANEKVDLCINSMDGMLLFRACCVL